From Chelatococcus sp. YT9, a single genomic window includes:
- a CDS encoding substrate-binding domain-containing protein — protein sequence MERRTVLKLALGGTLAASTGLGGLRAAMAAGKDIAYLTPGLDLPFWRYLSKGVEATVKQKGFGYQALDSRNSAQTQLQNAQDVIARGVAGIVISPTDSSTAPSVLDLAKRANIPVVIGDIGTNSGDYSSFIISDNYKGAHGVGMALAAALKKKGWQDGSVGIIAISQARKNGQARTKGFLDGLKEGGFTGKEAGLQQMQSYTADETFKFTQDMLTANPGMRGLFIQTDQPALGALRAIKAARRDGQVLVAAFDGIPEFVDLLKSGQIVVSGMQQPYLMGVRSGEALLATLDGKTPEKEITVPILVITSENIEKELPTVRKTVFADEV from the coding sequence ATGGAACGCAGGACAGTGTTGAAGCTCGCTCTTGGTGGCACCCTTGCGGCGAGCACCGGCCTGGGCGGATTGCGCGCCGCGATGGCTGCCGGCAAGGACATCGCATATCTTACGCCGGGCCTTGATCTGCCTTTCTGGCGCTATCTGTCGAAAGGCGTCGAGGCGACGGTGAAGCAGAAGGGCTTCGGCTACCAGGCGCTCGACTCGCGAAACAGCGCGCAGACCCAGCTGCAAAACGCGCAGGATGTCATCGCGCGCGGCGTCGCTGGCATCGTGATCTCGCCGACGGATTCATCCACAGCGCCAAGCGTGCTTGATCTCGCCAAGCGCGCCAATATTCCCGTCGTAATCGGGGATATCGGGACGAACAGCGGCGACTATTCTTCCTTCATCATCTCCGACAACTACAAGGGCGCGCATGGCGTCGGCATGGCGCTGGCGGCGGCGTTGAAGAAGAAGGGCTGGCAGGACGGGTCTGTCGGCATCATCGCCATTTCCCAGGCGCGCAAGAACGGCCAGGCGCGCACCAAGGGCTTCCTGGACGGTCTCAAGGAAGGCGGTTTCACCGGGAAGGAGGCTGGTCTCCAGCAGATGCAGTCCTATACGGCCGATGAAACCTTCAAGTTCACGCAGGACATGCTTACCGCCAATCCGGGCATGCGTGGGTTGTTCATCCAAACGGACCAGCCCGCGCTCGGTGCGCTCCGGGCCATCAAGGCTGCCCGCCGGGATGGCCAGGTCCTGGTGGCGGCCTTCGATGGCATTCCGGAATTCGTCGACCTCCTGAAATCCGGCCAAATCGTCGTGTCCGGCATGCAGCAGCCTTACCTGATGGGCGTCCGCTCCGGCGAGGCCCTGCTCGCGACCCTCGATGGCAAGACGCCCGAGAAGGAAATCACCGTGCCGATCCTGGTTATCACCAGTGAAAACATCGAGAAGGAACTGCCCACGGTGCGCAAGACGGTCTTCGCCGACGAAGTCTGA
- a CDS encoding FadR/GntR family transcriptional regulator: MAVSAKSSEAIVLAEVPSFRDAIVKRSLKDVIADKIAGLIASGIVQVGDALPSERELASSLNVSRETTRGAIQILAARGILEISHGARTRVVRVDVGPVTIGVGPARAINAYDIDSVHAARLLVEREVVADAARRIDDATLATLDGLLAVQKEAFDDPVGFLICDREFHVTIYRASGNALLADFAADLYSYMMEYRRIAVARPEAIATSYADHAAVVAALRAHDPDAAVAAFAVHTDRIYQTTQTVMGMENKQK, from the coding sequence ATGGCGGTTTCAGCGAAGAGTTCGGAGGCCATTGTCCTGGCTGAGGTGCCGTCGTTCCGTGACGCGATCGTGAAACGCTCGCTGAAGGACGTGATCGCCGACAAGATCGCCGGGCTGATCGCGTCCGGCATCGTCCAGGTGGGAGACGCGCTGCCGAGCGAGCGGGAGCTTGCATCGTCCCTCAATGTCAGCCGCGAGACGACGCGCGGTGCCATCCAGATCCTGGCGGCCCGCGGCATCCTCGAGATTTCGCACGGCGCCCGCACGCGGGTCGTGCGCGTCGACGTGGGGCCCGTGACCATCGGTGTGGGTCCGGCGCGAGCCATCAATGCCTATGACATCGATTCCGTCCATGCCGCCCGCCTTCTTGTTGAGCGCGAGGTGGTGGCGGACGCCGCGCGGCGCATCGACGATGCGACGCTGGCGACGCTGGACGGGCTGCTCGCGGTGCAGAAGGAGGCCTTTGACGATCCTGTCGGCTTCCTGATCTGCGACAGGGAATTCCACGTCACGATCTACCGGGCGTCGGGCAATGCCCTGCTCGCGGATTTCGCGGCGGATCTCTACAGCTACATGATGGAATATCGTCGCATCGCGGTGGCGCGCCCGGAGGCCATTGCGACGAGCTATGCGGACCATGCCGCGGTTGTCGCGGCGTTGCGCGCCCATGATCCCGATGCCGCGGTCGCGGCTTTTGCCGTCCATACGGACCGCATCTATCAGACAACGCAAACAGTGATGGGTATGGAAAATAAACAGAAATAG
- the gabT gene encoding 4-aminobutyrate--2-oxoglutarate transaminase, giving the protein MNASARKTELLLAERARHVPRGVATAHPVVIERALGAEIWDVEGRRYLDFVGGIGVLNVGHNHPRVVEAVSRQLQNISHAAFQVAAYEPYIDLAARLNTLIGTDEAYKSIFLTTGAEAVENAIKIARGYTNRPGVIAFRGAFHGRTLLGVTLTGFSQPYKQNFGPFPTDIYHAAYPDLYRGITTDKALHSLEEVFATEIAPDRVAAIIIEPVQGDGGFLPAPDDFLVALREITKRHGIVLICDEIQTGFGRTGDLFGFQRSGIKPDLVTVAKSLAGGLPLSGVVGRAEIMDAPTPGGLGGTYGGNALACAAALGVLDAFDREDLLERGAAGGARLRAGLEALQRQHSDRIGEVRGRGSMLAVEIVADAASKRHDADFAQVVIDKAREEGLLVIKCGVHRNVIRFLAPLVTTDAQIDEAVAAFGKAFASAAG; this is encoded by the coding sequence ATGAACGCCTCTGCGCGTAAGACCGAGCTTTTGCTGGCGGAGCGGGCGCGGCACGTGCCACGCGGCGTCGCCACCGCCCATCCTGTCGTCATTGAACGTGCGCTCGGCGCCGAGATCTGGGATGTGGAAGGCCGACGCTACCTCGATTTCGTGGGCGGCATCGGCGTGCTCAATGTTGGCCACAACCATCCGCGCGTCGTCGAGGCCGTTTCGCGGCAATTGCAGAACATCTCGCATGCCGCCTTCCAGGTCGCGGCCTACGAGCCCTATATCGATCTGGCCGCGCGCCTGAACACGCTGATCGGCACGGACGAGGCCTACAAGAGCATCTTCCTGACCACCGGAGCGGAAGCGGTCGAGAATGCCATCAAGATCGCGCGCGGCTACACCAACCGCCCCGGCGTCATCGCCTTCCGCGGCGCTTTCCACGGCCGCACCTTGCTGGGCGTGACGCTGACCGGCTTCAGCCAGCCCTACAAGCAGAATTTCGGTCCCTTCCCGACCGACATCTACCACGCCGCCTATCCGGATCTCTATCGCGGCATCACCACGGACAAGGCGCTTCATTCCCTGGAAGAGGTGTTCGCGACAGAGATCGCACCGGACCGCGTGGCCGCCATCATCATCGAGCCGGTGCAGGGCGACGGCGGCTTCCTGCCGGCCCCGGACGATTTCCTCGTCGCGCTGCGCGAGATCACCAAGCGCCATGGCATCGTGCTCATCTGCGATGAGATCCAGACCGGCTTTGGCCGCACGGGTGACCTGTTCGGCTTCCAGCGTTCGGGCATCAAGCCCGATCTCGTGACCGTGGCGAAAAGCCTCGCGGGCGGCCTGCCGCTTTCCGGCGTCGTCGGCCGCGCCGAGATCATGGATGCACCGACGCCCGGCGGCCTTGGCGGCACCTATGGCGGCAACGCGCTGGCCTGTGCGGCGGCGCTCGGCGTGCTCGATGCCTTCGACCGGGAAGACCTTCTGGAACGCGGCGCGGCAGGCGGCGCCCGCCTCCGGGCGGGGCTGGAGGCCTTGCAGCGGCAGCACAGCGACCGCATCGGCGAAGTGCGCGGGCGGGGCAGCATGCTGGCCGTCGAGATCGTCGCCGATGCCGCGAGCAAGCGCCACGACGCGGACTTCGCGCAGGTCGTCATCGACAAGGCGCGCGAGGAAGGGCTGCTGGTCATCAAATGCGGCGTCCACCGCAACGTCATCCGCTTCCTCGCCCCGCTCGTCACCACGGACGCGCAGATCGATGAAGCGGTGGCGGCTTTCGGGAAGGCTTTCGCGTCGGCAGCCGGCTAA
- a CDS encoding tRNA-binding protein: MSTPVKPEAAYDDFAKLDIRIGRIVHVEPFPRARNPSYKVAVDLGELGIRWSSAQITSYTPDQLTGTDVACVVNFAPRNIAGFQSEILILGARNALGHVILLTPRSEVARGETVF, encoded by the coding sequence GTGTCCACCCCCGTAAAGCCTGAAGCCGCCTACGATGATTTCGCGAAACTTGATATTCGCATCGGCCGCATCGTGCATGTCGAGCCGTTCCCGCGCGCCAGAAACCCCTCCTACAAGGTCGCGGTTGATCTCGGCGAGCTCGGCATCCGCTGGTCCAGCGCGCAGATCACGAGCTACACGCCCGACCAACTGACGGGGACGGATGTCGCCTGCGTCGTCAATTTCGCACCACGTAACATAGCCGGCTTTCAATCTGAAATCCTGATCCTCGGCGCGCGCAACGCCCTCGGCCACGTCATCCTGCTGACGCCGCGCTCCGAGGTGGCACGTGGCGAGACCGTGTTCTAA
- a CDS encoding NAD-dependent succinate-semialdehyde dehydrogenase, translating into MSLKQRLRDPSLLADKAFIGGNWAGARNGETLPVRNPATGEIITTVPALGADETRAAIAAANEAWPRWRALPSAERGRLLEVWHRLMLENAEDLAAIMTAEQGKPLAEARGEVTYGAGFVKWFAEEARRIYGDTIPAPSTDRRIITLREPVGVSAAITPWNFPNAMITRKCAPALAAGCPVIVKPSDLTPLSALALAVLAERAGFPKGIFSVLTGMPDGIGGELTSNETVRKLSFTGSTRVGRLLMRQSADSVKRLSFELGGNAPFIVFDDADLDLAIAGVMASKFRNAGQTCVCANRILVQDGIYDRFAERLAGEVAKLKVGNGFDEGVTIGPLINQAAVEKVAHHVDDARAKGASILIGGEARPGTLFSTPTVLTGATTEMVLASEETFGPLAPLFRFREESEAITIANATPFGLASYFFTQDIRRSWRVTERLEFGMVGLNTGSVSLEVAPFGGIKQSGLGREGSKYGLDEYLETKTLHVGGLDPAA; encoded by the coding sequence ATGTCTCTCAAGCAGCGTCTTCGCGACCCTTCCCTCCTCGCCGACAAGGCCTTCATCGGCGGTAACTGGGCGGGCGCGCGCAATGGCGAAACACTCCCCGTCCGCAACCCCGCCACCGGCGAGATCATCACCACGGTGCCCGCGCTCGGGGCCGATGAAACACGCGCCGCCATCGCAGCCGCCAACGAGGCTTGGCCGCGCTGGCGGGCGCTTCCCTCCGCCGAGCGGGGCCGGCTCCTGGAAGTCTGGCATCGCCTCATGCTGGAGAATGCCGAAGATCTCGCGGCCATCATGACCGCCGAACAGGGCAAGCCGCTCGCGGAAGCTCGCGGCGAGGTGACCTACGGTGCCGGCTTCGTGAAATGGTTCGCCGAGGAAGCGCGCCGCATCTATGGCGACACCATCCCGGCGCCCTCCACGGACCGGCGCATCATCACGCTGCGCGAGCCTGTCGGCGTTTCCGCCGCAATCACACCGTGGAACTTCCCCAATGCCATGATCACCCGCAAATGCGCTCCCGCCCTTGCGGCGGGGTGCCCGGTAATCGTGAAACCATCCGATCTAACCCCCCTTTCGGCGCTCGCTCTCGCCGTTCTGGCAGAGCGGGCGGGTTTCCCGAAGGGCATCTTCAGCGTGCTCACCGGCATGCCGGACGGCATCGGCGGAGAACTCACAAGCAACGAGACCGTGCGGAAGCTCTCCTTTACCGGCTCCACTCGCGTCGGGCGCCTTCTCATGCGCCAGAGCGCCGACAGCGTGAAGCGCCTGAGTTTCGAACTCGGCGGCAACGCGCCTTTCATCGTGTTCGATGATGCCGATCTCGATCTCGCCATTGCGGGAGTCATGGCGAGCAAATTCCGCAATGCCGGCCAGACCTGCGTCTGCGCGAACCGCATCCTCGTGCAGGACGGCATCTATGATCGCTTCGCGGAACGTCTGGCAGGGGAAGTGGCGAAGCTCAAGGTGGGCAATGGCTTCGATGAGGGCGTCACCATCGGGCCGCTGATCAACCAGGCGGCGGTCGAAAAAGTGGCGCATCATGTCGACGACGCCCGCGCCAAAGGGGCCAGCATTCTCATCGGCGGCGAGGCACGGCCCGGCACGCTGTTTTCAACACCCACCGTGCTCACCGGCGCGACTACCGAGATGGTGCTCGCCAGCGAGGAGACCTTCGGGCCGCTCGCGCCGCTCTTCCGCTTCCGGGAAGAGAGCGAGGCCATCACCATCGCCAATGCGACGCCCTTCGGCCTCGCGTCCTACTTCTTCACTCAGGACATCCGCCGTTCGTGGCGCGTGACCGAGCGGCTGGAATTCGGCATGGTCGGCCTCAACACGGGCTCGGTCTCGCTGGAAGTCGCGCCCTTCGGCGGCATCAAGCAGTCAGGCCTTGGCCGCGAGGGCTCGAAATATGGCCTCGACGAATATCTCGAAACCAAGACGCTGCATGTCGGCGGCCTCGATCCGGCGGCTTGA
- a CDS encoding Lrp/AsnC family transcriptional regulator, with the protein MAGLPKLDRIDIKILTHLQRDGQLTNVSLSELVGLSPSPCLQRVKRLEAAGYITGYSAHINMRKLAECVTVFTEVTLADHRREDFVKFEASIRSVEELLECHLLSGGYDYLLRFMVRSIAHYQEVIEALVDRNIGIEKYFSYIVLKTPLVKTELPIQALLSETK; encoded by the coding sequence ATGGCGGGGTTGCCCAAGCTGGATCGGATCGACATCAAGATCCTGACTCACCTGCAAAGGGATGGGCAACTCACCAACGTCAGCCTCTCGGAACTCGTCGGCTTGTCGCCATCGCCCTGCCTCCAGCGCGTCAAGCGGCTGGAGGCCGCCGGCTACATCACGGGCTACAGCGCGCATATCAACATGCGCAAGCTCGCCGAATGCGTGACCGTCTTCACGGAAGTGACGCTCGCTGACCATCGCCGCGAGGATTTCGTGAAGTTCGAGGCGAGCATCCGCAGTGTTGAAGAGCTGCTGGAATGCCATCTGCTCAGCGGCGGCTACGATTATCTCCTGCGCTTCATGGTGCGCAGCATCGCGCATTACCAGGAAGTCATCGAAGCGCTTGTCGACCGCAACATCGGGATCGAGAAATACTTTAGTTACATCGTTCTCAAGACGCCGCTGGTGAAGACCGAGTTGCCTATACAGGCGCTGCTCAGCGAAACGAAGTAA
- a CDS encoding haloacid dehalogenase type II yields the protein MRLTDFKVLTFDCYGTLIDWESGMVEGLKPLTSKVQRPLTRNEILQAHARHESTQQRHTPAMRYRDLLAIVYKRLAEEWGVTVSHEDCVTYGLSVRNWPAFQDSPGALQYLKKFYKLVILSNVDNETFTYSNKKLQVDFDAIITAEDIGSYKPDLKNFEYMIETLGNMGLGKGDILHTAESLFHDHKPANAIGLASCWIHRRHQDEGFGATMNPGDLPKYDFRFTSMGELAAAHQDQLRA from the coding sequence ATGCGCCTGACCGACTTCAAGGTTCTGACCTTCGACTGCTACGGCACGCTGATCGACTGGGAAAGCGGCATGGTCGAGGGGTTGAAGCCTCTGACGAGCAAGGTTCAGCGCCCGCTGACGCGCAACGAGATCCTGCAAGCTCACGCCCGACATGAATCGACGCAGCAGCGTCACACCCCTGCCATGCGCTACCGTGATCTGCTCGCCATCGTCTACAAGCGCTTGGCCGAGGAGTGGGGCGTGACCGTGAGCCACGAGGACTGCGTGACCTATGGCCTGTCCGTCCGCAACTGGCCGGCTTTCCAGGATTCGCCCGGCGCGCTCCAGTATCTCAAGAAGTTCTACAAGCTCGTCATCCTGTCGAACGTGGACAACGAGACCTTCACCTACAGCAACAAGAAGCTGCAGGTGGATTTCGACGCCATCATCACGGCGGAAGATATTGGATCCTACAAGCCCGATCTCAAGAACTTCGAGTATATGATCGAGACGCTCGGCAATATGGGCCTTGGCAAGGGCGACATCCTGCATACAGCCGAGAGCCTGTTCCATGATCACAAGCCGGCAAATGCCATTGGGCTTGCCTCATGCTGGATTCATCGCCGCCACCAGGACGAAGGCTTCGGCGCAACTATGAACCCCGGCGATTTGCCCAAATACGATTTCCGCTTTACGAGCATGGGTGAATTGGCAGCCGCGCATCAGGATCAACTGCGCGCCTGA
- a CDS encoding ABC transporter ATP-binding protein: MTDAKAVLEIRNLRGGYGEVDILNGIDLVLREKEILTVAGTNGAGKSTLAKAVVGLLPRVNGEISVDGQDILAVPAYRRMAHGIGYVPQVSNVFAALSITENLQVVAGVADRKQRIEEMFTLFPLLGERRRARAGSLSGGERQQLAFARALMSRPSLMVLDEPTAALAPAKVAEAFALIARLPSLGVSTLIVEQRARQSLAISDRGCILDGGKVALEGAADALLADPRAAELYLGQG, encoded by the coding sequence GTGACCGACGCAAAGGCAGTTCTCGAAATCCGCAACCTGCGTGGCGGCTACGGCGAGGTTGATATCCTCAACGGCATCGATCTCGTGCTGCGCGAGAAGGAAATCCTCACCGTCGCCGGCACGAATGGTGCCGGCAAGTCCACCCTCGCCAAGGCCGTCGTCGGACTTCTGCCTAGGGTCAACGGCGAGATCAGCGTCGACGGGCAGGACATCCTCGCCGTTCCCGCCTATCGGCGCATGGCCCATGGCATCGGCTACGTGCCTCAGGTTTCCAACGTGTTCGCGGCCTTGTCGATCACCGAGAACCTGCAGGTTGTCGCCGGCGTGGCGGATCGCAAGCAGCGCATCGAGGAGATGTTCACGCTGTTCCCGTTGCTCGGCGAGCGCAGGCGGGCCCGCGCGGGAAGCCTCTCCGGCGGCGAGCGTCAGCAGCTTGCCTTCGCCCGCGCCCTGATGTCCCGACCCTCCCTCATGGTTCTGGACGAGCCGACGGCGGCGCTCGCCCCTGCCAAGGTCGCCGAGGCCTTCGCCCTGATTGCCCGCTTGCCCTCGCTCGGCGTGTCCACGCTGATTGTCGAGCAGCGCGCGCGCCAGTCGCTCGCCATCTCCGACCGGGGCTGCATCCTCGATGGCGGCAAGGTGGCGCTGGAGGGGGCGGCCGACGCGCTTCTGGCGGATCCGCGCGCGGCGGAGCTCTATCTCGGCCAGGGATAA
- a CDS encoding ABC transporter ATP-binding protein, whose product MSLQITDIRKAFGGFQALDGVTLSVGEGQLVGLIGPNGAGKSTLFSVVSGFIEADGGEVRFKGADLGRQSPAARARKGLLRTFQVPREFSHLTVRDNLKAAAPGQTGEGLIGLFLRPGEVAREEAAIAAKVDEVIAFLRLGHVADLPSGRLSGGQKKLLELGRVLMVEPSLILLDEPFAGVNPVLIEELVERIRELNARGIGFLIIEHDLQALTRLVPTLHVMDRGRILASGTPGEVLEDGKVREAYLGGAA is encoded by the coding sequence ATGAGCTTGCAAATCACGGATATCCGCAAGGCGTTCGGCGGCTTCCAGGCCCTCGATGGCGTCACTCTCTCGGTGGGCGAGGGGCAACTGGTCGGGCTCATTGGCCCGAACGGAGCCGGCAAATCCACCCTCTTTTCGGTCGTGTCCGGCTTTATCGAGGCCGATGGCGGCGAGGTTCGTTTCAAGGGGGCCGACCTCGGGCGGCAATCGCCGGCCGCCCGCGCCCGCAAAGGCCTCCTGCGCACCTTCCAGGTGCCGCGCGAGTTCAGCCACCTGACCGTCCGCGACAATCTCAAGGCGGCCGCGCCCGGGCAGACCGGGGAGGGGCTGATCGGCCTGTTTCTGCGGCCGGGCGAGGTGGCCCGCGAGGAGGCCGCCATCGCGGCGAAGGTCGATGAGGTCATCGCCTTCCTGCGGCTCGGCCATGTCGCTGATCTCCCGTCAGGGCGGCTGTCCGGCGGACAGAAGAAATTGCTCGAGCTTGGACGTGTGCTGATGGTGGAACCATCGCTGATCCTGCTCGACGAGCCGTTTGCCGGTGTCAACCCGGTGTTGATCGAGGAATTGGTGGAGCGTATCCGCGAACTCAACGCCAGGGGCATCGGCTTCCTCATTATCGAACATGACCTGCAGGCCCTCACGCGGCTCGTGCCGACTCTCCACGTCATGGATCGCGGCCGGATCCTCGCCTCCGGCACGCCGGGAGAGGTGCTCGAGGATGGCAAGGTCCGTGAAGCCTATCTCGGAGGCGCGGCGTGA
- a CDS encoding branched-chain amino acid ABC transporter permease has translation MEAYLVAIAIVALIYVLLALGLTLQYGFTGLINFGHVGFFAIGAYTSAILAMNGVPLILSFAAGTIVAGLAAWPIGLIALRLRDDYFAIVTLGFSETVRLVITSEKWLTNGVQGIPAIPRMFASISVGSLASFAVLAVLLVVTIIAVLGMGRIVKSPFGRIIEAIRDNEDAVKALGKDPARFKVQVLILGSGLAGLAGAFYAHYITYIVPDQFIPLVTFYVWMAIIIGGIGRVSGAVVGTVLLMVLLEGSRFIRDVMPFISDVEMASVRLGVIGLLLILFTIYRPQGLMGDFTRR, from the coding sequence ATGGAGGCCTATCTCGTTGCAATCGCCATCGTGGCCCTTATTTACGTGCTGCTCGCACTGGGGCTGACGCTGCAATACGGCTTCACGGGCCTGATCAATTTCGGCCATGTCGGCTTTTTCGCGATCGGGGCCTATACCTCGGCCATCCTGGCGATGAACGGCGTGCCGCTCATCCTCAGCTTCGCCGCGGGAACGATCGTCGCTGGCCTTGCCGCCTGGCCGATCGGCCTGATCGCGCTCAGGCTTCGCGATGACTATTTCGCCATCGTGACACTCGGCTTTTCCGAAACCGTACGTCTCGTCATCACCAGCGAGAAGTGGCTGACCAACGGCGTGCAGGGCATCCCAGCCATTCCGCGCATGTTTGCGAGCATCTCGGTCGGCTCGCTCGCCTCCTTCGCGGTGCTGGCGGTGCTGCTGGTGGTCACCATCATCGCGGTCTTGGGGATGGGCCGTATCGTAAAGAGTCCCTTCGGCCGCATCATCGAGGCCATCCGCGACAATGAGGATGCGGTGAAGGCGCTCGGCAAGGATCCGGCCCGCTTCAAGGTGCAGGTGCTGATCCTGGGATCGGGCCTTGCCGGTCTCGCCGGGGCCTTCTACGCCCATTACATCACCTATATCGTGCCGGACCAGTTCATTCCCCTCGTCACCTTCTACGTGTGGATGGCGATCATCATCGGGGGGATCGGGCGTGTTTCTGGAGCGGTTGTCGGCACTGTGCTGCTGATGGTCCTGCTCGAGGGATCGCGCTTCATCCGCGATGTCATGCCCTTCATCTCGGACGTGGAGATGGCCTCGGTGCGCCTTGGTGTCATCGGCCTCCTGCTGATCCTCTTCACCATCTACCGCCCGCAAGGTCTCATGGGAGATTTTACCCGGCGATGA
- a CDS encoding branched-chain amino acid ABC transporter permease, which translates to MPYPALWFRRRICFYFREASALFYAQLIVNGLVQGLIVGLAALAVTLVFGVARFANAATGDTMTFGAYAALIGHKATGSLVVAGGAAVGATALLSLTAYALVFRKLAGRSVVALLVTSIGVGFLMRAVLGIVFGHNQQLFTVPLVRPIRFNGLVINPFDLQLAAVAAVALVGVFLILYATPIGRRMRAVADNRELALVSGIRPERVMIALWLLVGAVTGVAGMMLGMKTVVSPELGWEMLLPAFAAAILGGIGSPAGAVLAGLLLGVAQELSTPFVGFTYKLSISFVVLLLVLLVRPRGLFGRLEGVR; encoded by the coding sequence ATGCCCTATCCGGCGCTGTGGTTCCGGCGCCGGATATGCTTTTATTTCCGTGAGGCATCAGCGTTGTTCTACGCTCAGCTTATCGTCAACGGGCTCGTCCAAGGGCTGATCGTCGGGCTTGCCGCGCTCGCGGTGACGCTCGTCTTCGGCGTGGCGCGCTTTGCCAATGCGGCAACGGGCGACACCATGACTTTCGGGGCCTACGCGGCCCTCATCGGCCACAAGGCGACGGGCTCGCTCGTCGTTGCCGGCGGGGCTGCGGTGGGAGCCACCGCGCTCCTGTCGCTTACGGCCTACGCGCTGGTGTTCCGTAAGCTGGCAGGGCGCTCGGTTGTAGCGTTGCTCGTCACGTCGATCGGCGTCGGCTTCCTTATGCGCGCCGTGCTCGGCATCGTCTTCGGCCACAATCAGCAGCTTTTCACCGTGCCGCTGGTTCGCCCCATCCGCTTCAACGGGCTCGTCATCAATCCCTTCGACCTGCAACTCGCTGCGGTGGCGGCGGTGGCGCTCGTCGGCGTGTTTCTCATCCTCTATGCCACCCCGATCGGCCGGCGCATGCGCGCGGTGGCCGACAACCGGGAGCTGGCGCTTGTCTCCGGCATCCGGCCCGAGCGTGTCATGATCGCCCTTTGGCTGCTCGTGGGCGCGGTCACCGGCGTCGCCGGCATGATGCTCGGCATGAAGACGGTCGTCTCACCGGAACTTGGCTGGGAGATGCTGCTGCCGGCCTTCGCGGCTGCCATCCTCGGCGGCATCGGCAGTCCGGCGGGAGCCGTCCTTGCCGGCCTCCTCTTGGGTGTGGCGCAGGAGCTTTCGACACCTTTCGTCGGCTTCACCTACAAGCTCTCGATTTCCTTCGTCGTCCTGCTCCTGGTGCTTCTGGTGCGTCCGCGTGGCTTGTTCGGCCGGCTTGAGGGAGTGCGCTGA